In a genomic window of Methanoregula sp. UBA64:
- a CDS encoding double-cubane-cluster-containing anaerobic reductase, with the protein MADYTEMWKSLGIDVENHNALLAGLGQAYTDIFLSQKNRPEGMKYFDFVVSEVHGLRIKEIMDAKAQGKKVIGSYCVFVPEELVLAVDGVAVGLCAGAELGFEAAEELLPRNTCSLIKSMFGFKLGKLCPYVESCDVIVGENTCDGKKKAYEIFRPLVKDLYVMDLPQTKSDAGRLMLKEEYRKFIAKLEQETGKKITVQSLKKAIETVNAKRKAMIRLAALRAADPAPISGLDALLINQVFFHDDPARFTDSVNKLCDELETRVKEHKGVMPKGTTRIIVSGCPMAVPNWKLPMLIETSNAVIVGEESCVGERGTRWLTEIKGNTVEELLDAITDRYFNVDCAVFTPNPSRVNHVKEMAKNLHADGVLHYSLQFCQPYIIESGPVEKELENSHIPTLRLETDYSQEDAGQLKTRIEAFNERLKKK; encoded by the coding sequence ATGGCAGATTATACGGAAATGTGGAAATCACTGGGCATCGATGTCGAGAACCACAATGCCCTGCTAGCCGGCCTGGGTCAGGCATATACCGATATCTTCCTCTCCCAGAAGAACCGGCCCGAGGGCATGAAGTACTTCGACTTTGTGGTAAGCGAGGTTCACGGGCTGCGGATCAAGGAGATTATGGATGCAAAGGCGCAGGGCAAAAAAGTGATCGGCTCGTACTGCGTCTTTGTCCCGGAAGAACTCGTGCTTGCAGTCGACGGCGTTGCGGTCGGTCTCTGTGCCGGCGCGGAGCTCGGCTTTGAAGCTGCCGAGGAACTCCTCCCGCGGAACACGTGCTCGCTCATTAAGTCCATGTTCGGGTTCAAGCTCGGGAAGCTCTGCCCGTACGTTGAGTCGTGCGATGTCATTGTCGGCGAGAATACCTGCGATGGCAAAAAGAAGGCATACGAGATCTTCCGGCCGCTTGTTAAAGATCTCTATGTCATGGATCTCCCGCAGACCAAGAGCGATGCCGGCCGGCTGATGCTCAAGGAAGAGTACCGCAAGTTCATTGCAAAACTCGAACAGGAGACCGGGAAGAAGATCACGGTCCAGTCGCTTAAAAAAGCCATCGAGACGGTCAATGCAAAGCGCAAGGCAATGATCCGGCTTGCCGCCCTCAGGGCAGCAGACCCGGCGCCGATCTCCGGCCTTGACGCACTGCTCATCAACCAGGTCTTCTTCCACGATGACCCGGCCCGGTTTACCGACTCGGTCAACAAGCTCTGCGACGAGCTCGAAACCCGCGTAAAAGAGCACAAGGGCGTAATGCCCAAAGGGACCACCCGTATCATTGTCTCGGGTTGCCCGATGGCGGTCCCGAACTGGAAGCTCCCCATGCTCATTGAGACCAGTAATGCCGTCATCGTCGGCGAAGAGTCCTGCGTGGGAGAACGCGGTACCCGCTGGCTCACCGAGATCAAGGGGAACACGGTCGAAGAACTGCTCGATGCAATCACCGACCGTTACTTCAATGTCGACTGTGCGGTCTTTACCCCCAACCCGTCGCGGGTAAACCATGTAAAGGAGATGGCAAAGAACCTCCACGCGGACGGCGTCCTCCATTACAGCCTCCAGTTCTGCCAGCCTTATATCATCGAGAGCGGGCCGGTGGAAAAGGAGCTGGAGAACTCGCACATCCCGACCCTGCGCCTGGAGACCGATTACAGCCAGGAAGATGCCGGGCAGCTCAAGACCCGGATCGAAGCGTTCAACGAGCGCCTGAAGAAGAAATGA
- a CDS encoding OsmC family protein, with product MSLNNIDTKQVIEYKKEIEKNPADARFTAKIEGDWLFTEGGPQFRSVVKVKDGSYTMEACHPNFAGPCSRPGPMAFGLFWYAACFSSTFVTEASMRNIRLTHVKTRVEADLDYTAQFDLGKQPLVGAVRVFMDVGGDISASQIEELREYAVTHCMGMYSVQHALPLKAEVKKV from the coding sequence ATGAGCCTCAACAACATCGATACCAAGCAGGTCATTGAGTACAAAAAGGAGATCGAGAAGAATCCCGCCGATGCCCGGTTCACGGCAAAGATCGAGGGCGACTGGCTCTTTACCGAAGGCGGGCCGCAGTTCCGGTCTGTCGTTAAGGTAAAGGACGGCAGCTACACCATGGAAGCCTGTCACCCGAACTTTGCCGGTCCCTGCAGCCGCCCGGGCCCCATGGCTTTCGGGCTCTTCTGGTATGCAGCCTGTTTCTCGAGCACCTTTGTCACCGAAGCGTCGATGCGGAATATCCGGCTGACCCACGTGAAGACCCGGGTCGAGGCAGACCTGGATTACACCGCCCAGTTCGATCTCGGCAAGCAGCCCCTCGTGGGTGCCGTCCGTGTCTTCATGGATGTCGGCGGGGACATTTCCGCATCACAGATTGAAGAACTCAGGGAATATGCGGTCACGCACTGCATGGGCATGTACTCCGTCCAGCACGCACTTCCCTTAAAAGCCGAAGTAAAAAAGGTCTGA
- a CDS encoding cobalt-precorrin-7 (C(5))-methyltransferase, translating to MKIVGVGCGPGMLTEQAIQAIKTAKSIYGSGRAIELARKYIPKHSLVRPISDYRNLAQLPENAVILSTGDPMLAGLGYLPGEVIPGISSLQVATSKLHIPLSRVIVIVAHGRGHEKAMHDTLDELRRGRIVFLIADPKFNVHELYRRLGAAVLPPEIRVAVCENLGYPDERITVDDLSAPPVPESDLYTLTIGEFEDPSGHALPR from the coding sequence ATGAAGATCGTTGGAGTCGGGTGCGGGCCGGGCATGCTCACGGAGCAGGCAATCCAGGCAATAAAAACGGCAAAGAGTATCTACGGGTCGGGCCGGGCCATTGAACTGGCGCGGAAATATATCCCCAAACACAGCCTGGTCCGCCCGATCTCGGACTACCGCAACCTCGCCCAGCTGCCCGAGAATGCCGTCATCCTCTCGACCGGCGACCCGATGCTTGCCGGCCTCGGGTATCTTCCCGGGGAGGTAATCCCCGGGATCTCGTCCCTCCAGGTCGCGACCTCCAAACTTCATATCCCGCTCTCCCGGGTGATCGTGATCGTTGCCCATGGCCGGGGCCACGAGAAGGCAATGCACGATACTCTTGACGAACTCCGGCGCGGCCGGATCGTCTTTTTGATTGCCGACCCGAAGTTTAACGTGCACGAACTCTACCGCAGGCTCGGTGCTGCCGTCCTCCCGCCGGAGATCAGGGTCGCGGTCTGTGAGAACCTCGGGTACCCGGACGAACGGATCACCGTTGACGATCTTTCCGCCCCCCCGGTCCCGGAATCGGACCTCTACACCCTTACCATCGGCGAATTCGAAGACCCGTCGGGCCATGCGCTGCCCCGGTAG
- a CDS encoding cobalt-precorrin-5B (C(1))-methyltransferase → MRDPVTGFVYPPGWIAKCTDPAGLARVGQGFAVLTASGTVLLRGNTTGTTAAAACKAAVLSLDRGIDRVSVRLPCGLVAEVPVTARAGRAFAKKYSGDYPSDVTAGIEFVATAVPAPEGIRLVPGAGIGRFVRDTPRYKKGAPAISEAPLACILAGMEEALAGTGRAGATVTLEIPAGERVGNLTLNPKIGVKGGISVLGTTGLVEPWDDHLEESVQARVAGAENPVITTGRVGLRYSRLLFPDREVVLAGGKIKEALAAAGGSVVLCGLPALILKYIEPDILVRTGYATVEELAASPDFKKIAGRALLAYKARSPQVRVVLVNRDGEIIGESP, encoded by the coding sequence ATGAGGGACCCGGTCACCGGCTTTGTCTATCCCCCCGGCTGGATTGCAAAATGCACCGACCCTGCGGGACTTGCCCGGGTCGGGCAGGGATTTGCCGTCCTGACCGCGTCCGGTACCGTTCTTCTCCGGGGAAACACGACCGGGACTACCGCGGCCGCGGCCTGCAAGGCAGCAGTCCTCTCGCTCGATCGCGGGATCGACCGCGTCAGCGTCCGGCTGCCCTGCGGCCTTGTGGCCGAAGTCCCGGTGACTGCCCGGGCCGGACGGGCTTTCGCAAAAAAATACTCCGGCGACTACCCGTCCGATGTGACCGCGGGGATTGAATTCGTTGCAACCGCGGTCCCCGCACCGGAAGGAATCCGGCTTGTCCCCGGTGCCGGCATAGGCCGGTTCGTGCGGGACACCCCGCGCTACAAAAAAGGCGCGCCGGCGATCAGCGAAGCGCCGCTTGCCTGCATCCTTGCCGGCATGGAAGAGGCGCTCGCCGGAACCGGCCGGGCCGGTGCCACGGTCACGCTCGAAATCCCGGCAGGGGAGCGGGTCGGGAACCTGACCCTCAACCCGAAGATCGGTGTTAAAGGCGGGATCTCGGTGCTCGGTACAACCGGGCTTGTCGAGCCCTGGGACGACCACCTGGAAGAATCGGTGCAGGCCCGGGTTGCCGGGGCAGAGAACCCGGTCATCACCACCGGCCGGGTCGGGCTCCGGTACTCGCGCCTCCTCTTTCCCGACCGCGAGGTCGTGCTTGCCGGCGGGAAGATCAAAGAAGCGCTTGCAGCCGCAGGCGGGAGCGTTGTTCTCTGCGGCCTGCCGGCGCTGATCTTAAAATATATCGAACCCGATATTCTGGTACGGACCGGGTATGCTACCGTGGAAGAACTCGCGGCTTCGCCGGATTTTAAAAAAATTGCCGGCCGGGCCCTCCTGGCATATAAGGCCAGAAGCCCGCAGGTGCGGGTGGTACTGGTGAACCGGGACGGGGAGATCATAGGAGAATCGCCATGA
- a CDS encoding precorrin-8X methylmutase — translation MSEESSRHGDISANTYIDLGATTGEAYRISKTSRALARKKLGNNTPEDRVRQRCSIAVGDFAMADLLRFSHDPVSAAIMALKAGAPVITDIRMVQVGIQKKGHRSEVLCALDYGSDIAKAREITRSSAGILALRDRLPGSILVIGNAPSALLVICDLIREGVRPAVVIGIPVGFVNAAESKALLRTIDIPSISTEGTRGGTPVAVAAINECITILSEESAQ, via the coding sequence ATGTCAGAGGAATCATCACGCCACGGGGATATCAGCGCAAATACGTATATTGACCTCGGCGCAACGACCGGCGAGGCCTACCGGATCTCAAAGACTTCGCGGGCACTTGCCCGGAAAAAACTGGGGAACAACACTCCCGAGGACCGGGTGCGCCAGCGGTGCTCGATCGCGGTCGGGGATTTTGCCATGGCAGACCTGCTGCGCTTTAGTCACGATCCGGTCAGCGCGGCAATCATGGCCCTCAAAGCCGGCGCCCCGGTGATCACCGATATCCGGATGGTGCAGGTCGGCATCCAGAAAAAAGGGCACCGGTCCGAAGTGCTCTGTGCTCTGGATTATGGCAGCGATATTGCAAAGGCCCGGGAGATCACGCGGAGCTCGGCCGGAATCCTCGCACTCCGCGACCGGCTCCCCGGCTCCATACTGGTGATCGGGAACGCACCTTCCGCGCTTCTCGTTATCTGCGATCTTATCCGGGAGGGCGTGCGCCCGGCAGTCGTGATCGGCATCCCGGTCGGCTTTGTGAATGCCGCAGAGTCCAAGGCCCTGCTGCGCACGATCGATATCCCCTCGATCTCGACCGAAGGGACCCGGGGAGGTACGCCGGTCGCTGTTGCAGCGATAAACGAGTGTATCACGATCCTTTCTGAGGAATCCGCGCAATGA
- the cobJ gene encoding precorrin-3B C(17)-methyltransferase — protein sequence MPAEDTKNGLWIVGCGPGKQEYMTGRAIAALAGAEYIIGNDSYLVPLAPLIAGKNVIKSSMGKEVERAKKAIELAASHRVAIVSGGDAGVYGMAGIVLEVLEHSGAEVPVEVVPGVTAAQAAASLIGSPFSGDYATISLSDLLTPLEVIEKRLDAVFSVGIPVVLYNPRSNGRPHNFALAIEHARKFYPATVPVAIVKNALREGQADPVITTLGEIERSIDLIDMHTTVIIGGLESRIWRMGDHVRGIITPRGYQRKYVY from the coding sequence TTGCCCGCTGAAGATACCAAAAACGGCCTCTGGATTGTCGGGTGCGGACCCGGGAAGCAGGAGTACATGACCGGCCGCGCCATTGCCGCGCTTGCCGGGGCAGAGTACATTATCGGGAACGACAGTTACCTTGTCCCGCTCGCCCCGCTCATTGCGGGAAAGAACGTGATTAAGAGCTCGATGGGCAAAGAAGTCGAGCGGGCGAAGAAAGCCATCGAACTCGCAGCATCGCACCGGGTGGCGATCGTCTCGGGAGGCGATGCGGGCGTGTACGGCATGGCGGGGATCGTGCTCGAAGTGCTCGAACATTCGGGTGCGGAAGTTCCGGTCGAAGTTGTCCCGGGGGTCACCGCGGCGCAGGCAGCAGCCTCGCTTATCGGCTCGCCGTTCTCGGGCGATTATGCCACGATCAGCCTTTCCGATCTCTTAACCCCGCTCGAAGTGATCGAGAAACGGCTCGATGCGGTCTTCTCGGTCGGGATCCCGGTCGTGCTCTACAACCCGCGGAGCAATGGCCGGCCCCACAACTTCGCGCTTGCCATCGAGCACGCACGGAAGTTTTACCCGGCAACCGTGCCGGTAGCGATCGTAAAAAACGCCCTGCGGGAAGGACAGGCCGACCCGGTGATAACTACACTTGGGGAGATCGAACGATCCATTGATCTCATCGATATGCACACGACCGTTATTATCGGGGGACTGGAGAGCAGGATCTGGAGGATGGGAGACCATGTCAGAGGAATCATCACGCCACGGGGATATCAGCGCAAATACGTATATTGA
- the cbiG gene encoding cobalt-precorrin 5A hydrolase, translating to MNGTAVIALARFRHNAERIALFLDGEYYEYHKGVFAECFLSAQRIVALMSAGIVVRSIAPLLSDKWDDPAVVVVTPDLAYAIPILGGHHGANDLAKELAGIGIVPVISTATEAFGHDSVEAIAERNGCEILNRASTRAVNAGILDGKSRVWPVPGPGMVIAGPDVSVLLESGTCTIGIGCRKGVEAGEVTAAVRAALKEAKIETKDLLCCATTAKKLGETGLIEGVAAIPANLIFLDDDTINAQSPQSPSGAGRIGLVGVAEPCALATARHRELVMKKKVFGKVTIAIAR from the coding sequence ATGAACGGTACCGCTGTCATTGCCCTGGCCCGGTTCCGGCACAATGCCGAACGGATCGCGCTCTTCCTTGACGGGGAATACTACGAGTACCACAAGGGGGTCTTTGCCGAGTGTTTCCTCTCGGCACAACGGATCGTTGCCCTGATGTCGGCCGGGATCGTAGTGCGGAGTATCGCACCGCTCCTCTCGGACAAGTGGGACGACCCGGCCGTGGTTGTCGTGACCCCGGATCTTGCGTACGCGATCCCGATCCTCGGCGGCCACCACGGGGCAAACGACCTGGCAAAAGAACTTGCCGGCATCGGGATTGTCCCGGTCATCTCGACCGCTACCGAAGCGTTCGGCCACGACTCGGTCGAGGCGATTGCCGAACGGAACGGCTGCGAGATCCTCAACCGGGCCTCGACCCGGGCGGTCAATGCGGGAATCCTCGACGGGAAGAGCCGGGTCTGGCCGGTCCCGGGGCCGGGCATGGTAATAGCCGGCCCGGATGTCTCGGTGCTCCTCGAATCCGGCACCTGTACGATTGGCATCGGGTGCCGCAAAGGCGTGGAGGCCGGCGAGGTCACGGCAGCCGTCCGCGCCGCTCTGAAAGAGGCAAAAATTGAGACAAAGGATCTCCTGTGCTGTGCAACCACCGCAAAAAAACTTGGCGAGACCGGACTTATCGAAGGGGTTGCCGCAATCCCTGCCAATTTAATATTCCTTGATGATGACACTATTAACGCGCAGTCCCCCCAGTCGCCATCGGGAGCAGGCCGGATCGGCCTCGTGGGGGTAGCCGAGCCGTGTGCGCTTGCAACGGCCCGGCACCGCGAGCTCGTTATGAAAAAGAAAGTTTTCGGGAAGGTGACCATTGCCATTGCCCGCTGA
- the cobM gene encoding precorrin-4 C(11)-methyltransferase yields the protein MTAKKENGTHGPVVWFVGAGPGDPELITVKGQRLVHDADVLIYAGSLVNPDLVAASKAPLKLDSWGMHLPEMVDVMVREAEAGKKVVRLHSGDPSLYGAIVEQIELLEARGVSVQIVPGVSSLFAAAAALKTQLTLRGVSESVIVTRPAGKTLESDQIREFSRMGQTMVVFLGTEKFSEITQKLECPKETPAAVVYHASWPDQKVVRGTVADIAEKAAAAGIEHTALLVIGGIAGETKHGHTRSHLYS from the coding sequence ATGACCGCAAAAAAAGAGAACGGGACGCACGGGCCGGTAGTCTGGTTTGTCGGCGCCGGCCCGGGCGACCCGGAGCTTATCACCGTAAAAGGGCAGCGGCTCGTACACGATGCTGATGTCCTCATCTACGCGGGATCGCTCGTGAACCCCGACCTTGTCGCGGCATCGAAAGCACCGCTCAAGCTCGACAGCTGGGGCATGCACCTGCCGGAGATGGTGGACGTGATGGTCCGCGAGGCTGAAGCCGGGAAGAAAGTTGTCCGGCTCCACTCGGGCGACCCTTCGCTCTATGGCGCAATTGTCGAGCAGATCGAACTGCTCGAAGCGCGGGGAGTATCGGTACAGATCGTGCCCGGCGTCTCATCGCTCTTTGCGGCAGCGGCGGCTCTCAAAACCCAGCTCACGCTCCGGGGCGTCTCGGAATCCGTGATCGTGACCCGGCCGGCGGGAAAGACCCTTGAATCCGATCAGATCCGGGAGTTCTCCCGCATGGGCCAGACCATGGTCGTCTTCCTTGGCACCGAGAAATTCAGCGAGATCACGCAAAAGCTCGAATGCCCCAAAGAGACCCCGGCCGCGGTCGTGTACCATGCGTCCTGGCCGGACCAGAAGGTTGTCCGGGGCACCGTTGCCGATATCGCAGAGAAAGCAGCAGCGGCCGGTATCGAACACACGGCACTCCTTGTTATCGGGGGGATTGCCGGCGAGACAAAACACGGCCACACCCGCTCGCACCTCTACTCATGA
- a CDS encoding cobalt-factor II C(20)-methyltransferase, whose product MLVGLGLGPGNPELLTLRAVRLLKEADTVFVPGRIAADLVAPYRESVMLDFPMTGDEDRIRACLEANAEKIAPVAKTGLAVFGILGDPNFFSTFSRLTAILAERHPGIACRTEPGISAITAFASAADVPLAGSFIVSDGNKDPSALIRLKARHPQKIVSDLRREGYREFVLVERMFFSDMKVYRNDEIPEKTDYMSVLYAGR is encoded by the coding sequence ATGCTCGTAGGTCTGGGTCTCGGGCCGGGAAACCCGGAGCTTTTGACGCTCCGCGCCGTCCGACTGCTCAAAGAGGCGGACACGGTCTTTGTCCCGGGCCGGATCGCGGCAGACCTTGTCGCCCCGTACCGCGAGTCCGTGATGCTCGACTTTCCCATGACCGGTGACGAGGACCGGATCCGTGCGTGCCTTGAAGCAAATGCGGAAAAGATCGCGCCGGTGGCAAAGACCGGCCTTGCCGTCTTTGGTATCCTCGGCGACCCGAACTTTTTCTCCACCTTCTCCCGGCTTACCGCAATCCTTGCAGAGCGCCACCCGGGGATCGCGTGCCGGACCGAACCGGGCATCAGTGCCATTACCGCATTTGCGTCCGCAGCAGACGTCCCGCTTGCCGGGAGTTTTATCGTCTCGGACGGGAACAAGGATCCGTCGGCCCTGATCCGGCTAAAGGCACGGCACCCCCAAAAGATAGTTTCCGATCTCCGGCGCGAAGGCTATCGCGAGTTCGTGCTTGTCGAGCGGATGTTCTTTTCCGATATGAAAGTGTACCGGAACGATGAGATCCCGGAGAAGACCGATTACATGAGCGTGCTGTACGCGGGGCGCTGA
- a CDS encoding bifunctional cobalt-precorrin-7 (C(5))-methyltransferase/cobalt-precorrin-6B (C(15))-methyltransferase has product MGEKALAGGPTQDEIMAVSLFKLGIRPGDLVFDIGCGTGKVAIAMAGRAKKVWAIDRRPEAIACATAAAEKAGVTNIEFFCGEAADFLPTAPAADCAFVGGSREIESFLPALARTVKRTIVVNAVLVSTLATVTDAMQTLGIFSGAVQVQVSRSHPLGKSFMFVPIDPVYIIVGRGTACS; this is encoded by the coding sequence ATGGGAGAGAAAGCACTTGCCGGCGGTCCCACACAGGACGAGATCATGGCGGTCTCGCTCTTTAAGCTCGGGATCCGGCCCGGAGATCTGGTTTTCGATATCGGCTGCGGAACCGGGAAGGTCGCGATCGCCATGGCCGGCCGGGCAAAGAAGGTCTGGGCCATTGACCGGCGCCCGGAAGCGATTGCCTGTGCAACCGCTGCGGCAGAAAAGGCAGGGGTAACCAATATAGAATTTTTCTGCGGCGAAGCTGCGGATTTCCTTCCGACCGCACCCGCTGCGGACTGCGCTTTTGTCGGGGGTTCGCGGGAGATCGAATCGTTCCTGCCGGCACTTGCCAGAACCGTGAAGCGGACGATCGTGGTAAACGCGGTTCTTGTCTCCACGCTTGCCACAGTAACGGATGCCATGCAGACGCTCGGGATCTTCTCCGGAGCCGTGCAGGTCCAGGTCTCGCGCTCGCACCCGCTCGGGAAGAGTTTCATGTTTGTCCCGATCGATCCGGTCTATATCATCGTGGGGAGGGGAACGGCATGCTCGTAG
- the modA gene encoding molybdate ABC transporter substrate-binding protein, whose protein sequence is MKSLRSIGILAILVVCLLIAAGCTSTSSGSAGTAATPAVSGTAAASQGTSILVYAGAGLKAPLDEIGTVFNKKTGIVVQYNYGGAGTLVPQMNLSKKGDVFMPGSTVEFGTAKSQGLVNDSQYVAYHIPVIVVQKGNPKNITSLSDFAQPNLKVGLGDANATAIGKAAAKMFKALNITAAVEKNVVTRTPTVNELTTAVKTGQVDAAVLTLDQYDPATMDKIDIPLAQNVVLIVPIGTTTFSQNTDAANQFVNFVASDEGKAIFAAHGFVSYPNATYANVKP, encoded by the coding sequence ATGAAATCATTACGAAGTATCGGCATCCTTGCCATCCTGGTTGTCTGCCTGCTTATTGCGGCAGGCTGCACGTCGACCTCCTCCGGCTCTGCCGGGACCGCTGCAACCCCGGCAGTATCCGGGACTGCGGCCGCATCGCAGGGAACCTCCATCCTTGTGTATGCCGGCGCCGGCCTCAAGGCCCCGCTCGATGAGATCGGCACGGTATTTAACAAAAAGACCGGCATTGTCGTCCAGTACAATTACGGCGGCGCGGGAACGCTCGTCCCGCAGATGAACCTCTCGAAGAAAGGCGATGTCTTCATGCCCGGCTCGACCGTTGAATTTGGCACGGCAAAGAGCCAGGGACTGGTAAACGACAGCCAGTATGTTGCCTACCACATACCGGTGATCGTTGTCCAGAAGGGCAACCCGAAGAATATCACCTCGCTTTCTGACTTTGCCCAGCCCAACCTCAAGGTCGGCCTTGGCGATGCGAATGCAACCGCAATCGGGAAGGCTGCCGCAAAGATGTTCAAGGCGCTCAACATCACCGCCGCAGTAGAGAAGAATGTCGTGACCCGGACCCCGACCGTGAACGAACTCACCACCGCGGTCAAGACCGGCCAGGTCGATGCTGCCGTCCTCACGCTCGACCAGTATGACCCGGCAACCATGGACAAGATCGATATCCCGCTCGCACAGAACGTTGTTTTGATCGTCCCGATTGGCACGACCACGTTCTCGCAGAACACCGATGCGGCAAACCAGTTCGTCAACTTCGTCGCATCCGATGAGGGTAAGGCAATCTTTGCTGCGCACGGATTCGTATCCTACCCGAACGCCACCTACGCAAACGTCAAGCCGTAA
- the tsaA gene encoding tRNA (N6-threonylcarbamoyladenosine(37)-N6)-methyltransferase TrmO, giving the protein MTVAFTPVGVIHSGLCTPGAPPIQSRFSRCKGTIEVFPEFAAGLKNLEGFSHLILICHFNRSKKQALCEKPLMDGSMEHGIFATRHFNRPNPIGIGYVALERIEGNILHVTGLDLLDGTPILDIKPYIPAFDSIPDAKTGWVTKEHLSRLAEASAQVSGTPDTTGHHA; this is encoded by the coding sequence ATGACCGTAGCGTTTACCCCCGTTGGCGTTATCCACAGCGGACTGTGTACGCCCGGGGCCCCTCCCATCCAGAGCCGGTTTTCCCGGTGTAAGGGAACCATCGAAGTCTTCCCGGAGTTTGCGGCAGGATTAAAGAACCTGGAGGGATTCTCCCACCTTATTTTGATCTGCCACTTCAACCGCTCAAAAAAGCAGGCGCTCTGTGAAAAACCGCTCATGGACGGCAGCATGGAGCACGGCATCTTTGCCACCCGGCACTTCAATCGCCCCAACCCGATCGGGATCGGCTATGTGGCGCTCGAACGTATCGAAGGAAACATCCTGCACGTAACAGGTCTCGACCTCCTTGACGGGACGCCGATCCTCGACATCAAGCCGTACATCCCGGCGTTCGATTCGATCCCGGATGCAAAGACCGGCTGGGTGACAAAAGAGCACCTGTCACGGCTGGCCGAAGCTTCCGCGCAGGTATCGGGGACACCGGATACAACCGGACACCACGCGTGA
- a CDS encoding ABC transporter permease translates to MRRWFLALTGIVFFIIVVILAELVLYPPLPALAASLASPEIEFAITLSVVTSTISTAICVALAIPAAYALARYDFPAKKIVSLLLTVPLALPPLVAGIALLLFFGTTPWGKALDAAGFGVVFTPLGIIVAEVFVNLPYMIRILKSSFVAVNPRYENVAKTLGCTDAGAFVQVTLPLARPGLVAGTTITWAKAMGEFGAVLMLAGATMMRTETLPIALYLNLSTGDLDLAVAAAVILILISLAAICIVEDFADEVHVF, encoded by the coding sequence ATGAGACGCTGGTTTCTGGCCCTCACCGGCATCGTCTTTTTTATTATCGTAGTTATCCTTGCAGAGCTGGTTCTCTATCCTCCGCTCCCGGCGCTTGCCGCAAGCCTCGCGAGCCCCGAGATCGAATTTGCCATCACCTTAAGCGTGGTAACGAGCACGATCTCGACTGCCATCTGCGTTGCGCTTGCCATCCCGGCGGCCTATGCGCTGGCGCGCTACGATTTCCCGGCAAAAAAGATCGTAAGCCTCCTTCTCACCGTGCCGCTCGCGCTTCCCCCGCTTGTTGCCGGCATTGCGCTCCTGCTCTTTTTCGGGACAACGCCCTGGGGAAAGGCACTCGATGCGGCGGGCTTTGGCGTGGTCTTTACGCCTCTTGGGATCATCGTTGCAGAGGTCTTTGTGAACCTCCCGTACATGATACGGATCCTCAAAAGTTCCTTTGTGGCGGTGAACCCGCGGTACGAGAACGTGGCAAAGACACTGGGCTGTACGGATGCCGGCGCGTTCGTGCAGGTGACCCTGCCGCTTGCACGCCCGGGCCTTGTCGCGGGCACGACGATTACCTGGGCAAAGGCGATGGGCGAGTTCGGGGCAGTCCTGATGCTTGCCGGGGCAACCATGATGCGGACCGAGACCCTGCCCATTGCGCTGTACCTCAATCTCTCGACCGGCGACCTCGACCTTGCGGTTGCGGCAGCGGTCATCCTGATCCTGATCTCGCTTGCCGCCATCTGTATTGTCGAGGACTTTGCCGATGAGGTGCATGTCTTTTAG